A stretch of the uncultured Desulfobacter sp. genome encodes the following:
- a CDS encoding glycine zipper domain-containing protein: MKKLICMFMALSLMITAGCATTGKKGQATAEGAGVGALVGAIVGQIAGGDTESTLIGAGIGGALGALVGYGYATKLENEKEKLKGKERNLDARIEYAEAVNQETRRYNAQTEKNIKTLEDQVNAAKANKQDLSKYNAKVSKAVNELEQDKKTLSSELAEMKGYRKSLVSQNQPQSKVNKLDAQIRELENQLAVLQKNSRRLASISKKTKV, from the coding sequence ATGAAAAAGCTAATTTGTATGTTCATGGCGCTGAGCCTGATGATTACAGCTGGATGCGCCACGACCGGTAAAAAGGGCCAGGCAACCGCCGAAGGAGCCGGCGTAGGGGCATTAGTAGGGGCAATAGTAGGACAAATTGCAGGGGGAGATACAGAAAGCACATTGATAGGTGCCGGCATAGGTGGTGCGCTTGGGGCATTGGTTGGGTATGGCTACGCAACTAAATTGGAAAATGAAAAAGAAAAACTCAAAGGAAAAGAAAGAAATCTTGATGCGCGAATCGAATACGCCGAAGCAGTGAACCAGGAAACCAGAAGATATAATGCCCAGACTGAAAAAAATATCAAAACGCTTGAAGACCAGGTGAACGCCGCAAAAGCCAACAAACAGGATTTGAGCAAATACAACGCCAAAGTTTCTAAAGCCGTTAATGAACTTGAACAAGATAAGAAAACGTTATCTTCTGAGCTGGCTGAAATGAAGGGTTACCGCAAAAGCCTTGTATCTCAAAACCAACCTCAAAGCAAAGTGAATAAGTTAGATGCACAGATCAGAGAGCTGGAAAATCAGCTGGCTGTTCTTCAAAAAAATTCCAGAAGACTGGCCAGCATAAGCAAGAAAACCAAAGTTTAG
- a CDS encoding S41 family peptidase, with protein sequence MNKQYRLISILILCLLFGILFNRFGHRNDNPAVENNHDYNGEPTNAMEGVTPEYEEAFNVIKENFLFFNPKSPTNIADSSSLLNYLHQFDKSSEYLIKSEYEAFKHAQNKMYVGIGMEIEKNDAGDVICFPFPGSPAYNSGIELGDVLKSVNGKNISNLTIFGVAYKLLGKLGSIVSVGVKKTKTDKSMTFAIKRQWVNYDSIALLNAGGVPIIKIHSFQISTKRELKFALIRLEDQPVIIIDLRDNPGGDFYQAVDSAMLFLPSDTLIVSVKKRGETKEYKSTTPAFNKKSKILIWQNEKTASAAEIFTAALTANNRAKSIGKQSYGKGTTQDIFELSDGSALFLTIGYLLTPTQLKYHKIGLNPTYEIKEAESSMEVYLDRTKEVINQKYSDS encoded by the coding sequence ATGAATAAGCAATACCGGCTGATATCCATCCTTATACTGTGTCTGCTGTTCGGGATACTTTTCAACCGATTCGGTCATAGAAACGATAATCCCGCGGTAGAAAACAACCATGATTATAATGGCGAACCGACAAATGCGATGGAAGGCGTCACACCTGAATACGAGGAAGCGTTTAACGTTATCAAAGAAAATTTTTTATTCTTTAACCCAAAAAGTCCGACCAACATAGCAGATAGTTCTTCTTTACTAAACTATTTACACCAATTTGATAAAAGCTCTGAATATTTAATCAAAAGTGAATATGAAGCGTTTAAGCATGCCCAGAACAAAATGTATGTCGGCATCGGAATGGAAATTGAAAAAAATGATGCCGGAGATGTCATTTGTTTTCCATTCCCGGGTTCTCCGGCATACAACAGCGGTATTGAATTAGGTGATGTCTTAAAAAGTGTAAATGGAAAAAACATATCAAACTTAACCATTTTTGGTGTGGCTTATAAATTGTTGGGGAAATTAGGCTCAATTGTATCGGTGGGGGTCAAAAAAACCAAAACAGATAAAAGCATGACTTTTGCAATAAAAAGACAATGGGTCAATTACGATTCAATCGCCCTGCTTAACGCCGGCGGGGTACCAATTATTAAAATCCATTCGTTTCAGATCAGCACCAAAAGAGAGCTAAAATTTGCATTGATACGCCTGGAGGATCAACCTGTAATTATAATTGACTTAAGGGATAACCCAGGAGGCGATTTTTACCAGGCTGTAGATTCTGCAATGTTATTTTTACCAAGTGATACATTAATTGTTTCCGTAAAAAAAAGGGGGGAGACAAAAGAATATAAAAGCACCACACCGGCTTTTAACAAGAAATCAAAAATCCTGATCTGGCAAAATGAAAAAACCGCGAGCGCAGCCGAAATTTTTACTGCAGCGCTGACCGCGAACAACAGAGCAAAATCCATTGGCAAACAAAGCTATGGCAAAGGAACAACTCAGGACATCTTCGAGCTCAGTGACGGTTCTGCCCTTTTTTTAACCATCGGCTACCTCTTAACGCCCACCCAGTTAAAATACCACAAAATAGGATTGAATCCGACCTATGAAATAAAAGAGGCAGAATCGAGTATGGAGGTGTATTTAGACCGAACAAAAGAGGTCATAAACCAAAAATATTCAGATAGTTGA
- a CDS encoding M48 family metalloprotease: MTRTIKKSAVDEVQSAVDEIQSAMPKIPTSKDAIEDTTTKFFGSDKKVGKLAGEPIKFPSYLKETERSEQYRYKKKDCSNLLTDSMQQAAYQVQKELASITQMSAKEENKIGKAITDQFNKKIRKKLDKDKKSLMYIENIGRKLITRVERKGIDYHFHVINDKSFGAFAYPGGGVYVNTGLLDQIKNEAQLAAVLAHEIKHVDLRHCIFLFQMIKQMPTVMQRAEYANLVQAMRHPYSARQEADADRRGVDLMYSFGYSPFQTVEMWYDLENSSKRKKSATKPSLGNVGTILNTVFDEIDNVIQTHPDDLKRACLLENYIIDLNNTYKYKQFYVGKWNLKNRISMFEELK; encoded by the coding sequence TTGACCCGTACAATCAAAAAAAGCGCTGTGGATGAAGTTCAAAGTGCCGTGGATGAAATTCAAAGCGCCATGCCCAAAATCCCAACGTCTAAGGATGCAATTGAGGACACAACCACCAAGTTTTTCGGCAGTGACAAAAAGGTTGGCAAATTAGCCGGAGAACCAATCAAATTCCCTTCCTATCTAAAAGAGACCGAACGTTCTGAACAATATAGATACAAGAAAAAAGACTGTTCGAATCTTTTAACCGATTCAATGCAGCAGGCGGCTTACCAGGTCCAAAAGGAACTTGCGTCTATCACCCAGATGTCGGCTAAAGAAGAAAACAAAATCGGTAAAGCCATTACAGATCAATTTAATAAAAAAATACGCAAAAAATTAGACAAAGACAAGAAAAGCCTGATGTACATTGAAAACATCGGCAGAAAATTGATCACCCGTGTGGAACGCAAAGGTATTGATTATCATTTCCATGTCATTAACGATAAGTCATTTGGTGCGTTTGCCTATCCTGGTGGAGGTGTTTATGTCAATACGGGATTGCTGGATCAAATAAAAAATGAAGCACAGCTTGCTGCCGTCCTCGCCCACGAAATTAAACATGTCGACTTGCGCCATTGTATTTTTTTATTCCAGATGATCAAGCAAATGCCTACAGTCATGCAGAGAGCTGAATATGCAAACCTGGTACAGGCAATGAGACACCCTTACAGTGCCCGTCAGGAAGCAGACGCAGACCGCCGCGGCGTTGATCTGATGTACTCATTTGGCTATTCACCATTTCAAACAGTGGAAATGTGGTATGACTTGGAAAACAGTTCTAAACGTAAGAAAAGCGCCACAAAGCCATCGCTCGGCAATGTCGGGACAATTTTAAACACCGTTTTTGATGAAATAGACAACGTGATACAAACCCATCCTGACGATTTAAAACGGGCATGCCTGCTTGAAAACTACATTATTGATCTAAACAACACATATAAATACAAACAATTCTATGTTGGGAAATGGAATCTAAAAAATAGAATTTCAATGTTTGAAGAATTAAAATAG
- a CDS encoding FHA domain-containing protein, which yields MKTIVDGAQPEAVVITIGRAQDNDIALTQANQVSSHHARFHFENNLTLFIEDLASTNGTYINTRRIVPHTLNPVQVTDALKLGSYPFNFDEIKQLNNNALNALFQAPPVNVPKGTEIITDRGPVIISEPIRIDKTKEILTIGRSAENDIILDYPQVSSNHATLKKLEFGYLLTDLHSTNGTFVNGNQIESCHVMEGDSIQLGSIRLEIGHEVIQQYDQSKNVRLDVVGIMSRSKEKIFLNKTSLSILPGELVGVLAPAGAGKSTLMECIIGKRKPTRGKVYINNLDLHDNFDSFRQWIGYVPQDDILHKELTCWQCLYFSAKLRLALSEDEIKKRVENVLADLGLSHVKNTQVGGRKERVSGGQRKRVSLGIELMGDPGLLLFDEATTGLDPKTDQEMMELFKRLTDQGKTMIVITHNVGALNYLDHVLAMASGGYLCYYGPEKECYPYFNEDGPGGIYKHLDKTIAEQNHAKFLASPYHSQYVEERLSSVNPHRTQEPQKMEKKGKKFLDMRQTKILTQRNFTIKNKDVVNTLMLLAQAPIIAFLLTIGFERIDPRGSLLLIISLSAIFFGCINSCRELVGERNIFRRERIVNLNLPGYLLSKYIVFAVFCLVQSLMFLSIIFWKIDMGDKSALFMFNIFFLTSLAGVSLGLFISAIASTQEKAMYAVPIALLPQIIFAGGLFKLEKASEIISYLTISRWSFDAIMEKDVYTNTAIVILIAVILLISTYAVLAADDTHDPFSMKFKRSYQNLLSKTHR from the coding sequence ATGAAAACAATTGTTGACGGAGCTCAACCCGAAGCCGTTGTAATAACAATTGGCCGGGCACAAGATAATGATATTGCATTAACCCAGGCCAACCAGGTGTCAAGTCATCATGCCAGATTCCATTTTGAAAATAATCTGACACTTTTTATTGAGGATCTTGCAAGTACCAACGGGACCTACATCAATACCCGCAGAATCGTTCCACACACATTGAATCCTGTCCAGGTGACAGATGCCTTAAAGCTGGGTTCATACCCATTTAATTTTGATGAAATTAAACAATTAAATAACAATGCGTTAAATGCGCTTTTTCAAGCCCCCCCAGTAAATGTGCCCAAAGGGACTGAAATAATCACTGACAGGGGACCGGTCATAATTTCAGAACCTATCAGAATTGATAAAACCAAAGAAATTCTAACGATTGGAAGATCTGCAGAAAATGACATTATATTGGATTACCCCCAAGTGTCTTCCAATCATGCCACCCTGAAAAAATTAGAATTCGGATACCTGCTTACCGATCTTCACAGTACAAACGGCACGTTTGTCAATGGAAATCAAATTGAATCCTGCCATGTGATGGAAGGTGACAGCATACAGCTGGGATCAATACGTCTGGAAATCGGACATGAAGTTATTCAACAATATGATCAAAGTAAAAATGTCAGGTTGGATGTTGTTGGTATCATGTCCAGAAGCAAAGAAAAAATTTTCTTAAACAAAACATCCTTATCGATTTTACCGGGTGAACTGGTTGGGGTTCTTGCTCCTGCGGGTGCAGGGAAATCCACGCTCATGGAGTGCATTATTGGTAAAAGAAAGCCAACGCGCGGTAAAGTTTATATCAACAATCTTGATTTACATGATAATTTTGATTCCTTTCGCCAGTGGATCGGTTATGTGCCCCAGGACGATATTTTGCACAAAGAATTAACCTGTTGGCAATGCCTCTATTTCAGTGCAAAACTTAGACTTGCATTATCTGAAGACGAGATCAAAAAAAGAGTGGAAAACGTGCTTGCCGATTTGGGCCTAAGTCATGTTAAGAACACCCAGGTTGGTGGACGTAAAGAGCGTGTCAGCGGCGGACAACGAAAACGCGTCAGCCTCGGCATCGAGTTGATGGGAGATCCGGGCCTGCTGCTTTTTGACGAGGCAACGACAGGGCTGGACCCCAAAACTGACCAGGAGATGATGGAACTGTTTAAAAGACTGACCGATCAAGGCAAAACCATGATTGTCATCACACACAATGTGGGGGCGCTAAATTATTTGGATCATGTTCTTGCCATGGCCTCCGGGGGATATTTATGCTACTACGGCCCCGAAAAAGAATGCTATCCATATTTTAATGAAGACGGCCCTGGAGGCATATATAAACACCTTGATAAAACGATTGCAGAGCAAAATCATGCTAAATTTTTAGCATCCCCTTACCACAGCCAATACGTAGAAGAACGGCTCAGTTCAGTAAACCCGCATAGAACCCAGGAACCCCAGAAAATGGAAAAGAAGGGGAAAAAATTCCTTGATATGCGGCAGACAAAAATCCTTACTCAGCGCAATTTTACAATTAAAAATAAAGACGTGGTGAATACCCTTATGCTTCTGGCACAAGCGCCGATTATTGCATTTCTATTGACCATCGGTTTTGAAAGAATAGATCCAAGAGGCAGCTTACTGCTGATCATCAGTTTATCTGCTATCTTTTTCGGTTGTATTAATTCTTGCCGTGAACTGGTCGGAGAACGAAATATTTTCAGAAGAGAACGGATAGTAAATTTAAATTTACCCGGTTATCTGCTCAGTAAATACATTGTTTTCGCCGTATTTTGTCTGGTTCAATCCTTGATGTTTCTCTCTATTATCTTTTGGAAAATAGACATGGGAGATAAATCAGCTTTGTTCATGTTTAATATCTTTTTCCTTACATCTTTGGCCGGTGTTTCACTCGGGTTGTTTATTTCGGCCATCGCATCAACGCAGGAAAAGGCCATGTATGCGGTTCCAATAGCACTGTTACCGCAAATTATTTTTGCAGGAGGCTTATTCAAATTGGAAAAAGCCTCGGAAATCATATCATATTTAACAATTTCGAGATGGTCTTTTGATGCCATTATGGAAAAAGACGTATATACAAATACAGCTATTGTTATCCTGATCGCAGTTATTTTACTTATTTCAACCTATGCGGTTTTAGCAGCAGATGATACACATGATCCATTCAGCATGAAGTTTAAGAGAAGCTATCAAAATTTGTTGAGCAAAACTCATCGATAA
- a CDS encoding Stp1/IreP family PP2C-type Ser/Thr phosphatase produces MEIVSEFATHKGNVRGENQDSVTNLTLPAGEVFIVADGMGGTAGGKTASSMAIDIVGGWLKNGSGPINKLIGEAISKANQKIYSKALSGDPKFSKMGTTVAVLYISDQYAFHAHVGDTRIYLYRNNKLKQLTKDHSKVQDLIDIGMIDPEDAALHPESNVITRCLGIGTSVDVEVRREPLNIQDKDRFLICSDGLWGMIKDSRIEALFSEDKTLDVLCNNLIEEALSAGGKDNVTVQIAGVLQKKTKKQHLPKKLHVILICSIILVLIGVLLFL; encoded by the coding sequence ATGGAAATCGTCAGCGAATTTGCAACGCATAAAGGGAATGTGAGAGGTGAGAACCAAGACAGCGTAACAAATTTGACACTGCCTGCAGGTGAAGTATTTATTGTTGCCGATGGTATGGGGGGAACTGCAGGTGGAAAAACAGCATCGAGCATGGCAATAGACATTGTAGGCGGTTGGCTTAAAAATGGATCTGGTCCGATTAATAAATTGATCGGAGAAGCCATTAGTAAAGCAAATCAGAAAATATACAGCAAAGCTTTATCCGGGGATCCCAAATTTTCTAAAATGGGTACTACTGTGGCTGTTTTGTACATATCCGATCAGTATGCCTTTCATGCACACGTTGGTGATACAAGGATTTATTTGTATCGCAATAACAAATTGAAACAACTAACAAAGGATCATTCCAAGGTACAGGATTTAATCGATATCGGTATGATTGATCCTGAAGATGCAGCCCTACACCCAGAGAGCAATGTGATTACAAGGTGTTTAGGAATTGGAACATCCGTAGATGTCGAGGTGCGAAGAGAACCGCTTAACATCCAGGATAAGGATCGTTTTTTAATTTGTAGTGATGGATTATGGGGAATGATTAAGGACTCCAGAATTGAGGCGCTCTTTTCTGAAGATAAAACGCTGGATGTTCTTTGCAATAATTTAATAGAAGAGGCATTAAGTGCGGGGGGTAAGGATAATGTCACCGTTCAGATCGCAGGGGTTTTGCAAAAAAAAACTAAGAAACAACATTTACCCAAAAAACTTCACGTCATTTTAATATGTTCAATAATTTTGGTCTTAATAGGAGTACTGTTATTTTTATAA
- a CDS encoding fructose-bisphosphate aldolase, whose product MDGKERRLRKILNKKTGRSLVLAVDHGMALGAMTGIVDIADTIRTLDATDKVDCWLMTKGIYTYAFDPAGDPGVILRASGGATIAGPELTREGQTADAEEALRLGVDAMATSAFVGSVNEHETLIGMARMATECRKWDMPLLGVIGLGKVNEDKKKDPKFIALGARVGAEHGADIIKTYYTETDFDKVVAGCPVPVMIAGGPKCETDLDTLNMIYGALQGGAKGIVMGRNVWQSPHPTALLSAVYGLIHEGMNVKEAAELLSHEAN is encoded by the coding sequence ATGGATGGAAAAGAAAGACGGCTGAGAAAAATTCTGAATAAAAAAACGGGACGTTCTTTGGTCCTTGCGGTTGATCACGGCATGGCACTTGGCGCCATGACCGGCATTGTGGATATTGCCGATACGATTCGAACACTGGACGCCACGGACAAAGTTGATTGCTGGTTGATGACCAAAGGTATATATACCTATGCGTTTGACCCGGCAGGCGATCCGGGGGTTATCCTGCGTGCCAGCGGCGGTGCCACCATTGCCGGGCCGGAATTGACCCGGGAAGGTCAAACCGCAGATGCCGAAGAGGCCTTGCGGCTTGGTGTGGATGCTATGGCAACCTCAGCCTTTGTCGGCTCGGTAAATGAGCATGAAACCCTGATTGGTATGGCCCGGATGGCAACGGAATGCCGAAAATGGGACATGCCGCTTTTAGGCGTTATTGGTCTGGGAAAGGTCAATGAAGATAAGAAGAAAGATCCTAAATTTATTGCACTTGGTGCAAGAGTTGGTGCCGAGCATGGAGCGGATATCATCAAGACCTATTATACGGAAACCGATTTTGATAAGGTCGTGGCCGGATGCCCCGTGCCGGTGATGATTGCCGGCGGGCCCAAATGTGAAACGGATCTTGATACGCTCAATATGATATATGGTGCGCTCCAGGGCGGTGCCAAAGGCATTGTCATGGGGAGAAATGTGTGGCAAAGCCCGCACCCCACCGCGTTATTGTCAGCGGTCTACGGCTTGATACATGAAGGGATGAATGTGAAAGAGGCGGCGGAATTGCTTTCCCATGAGGCGAATTAG
- a CDS encoding zinc-dependent dehydrogenase: MKAAVVHGKNDIRIEEYPTPTANAGEMIVKTKVSGICATDIKTLLGQGLPKDLPTILGHEVVGEVFELGEGVTAFQKGDRVAVYPIAVCGECYYCRRDKHNLCEHEFGLAHGIEGGFAEYVRLPKEIVNIGGVIKIPDDVPFDKAVLSEPLSCAMASLTTCKVGADQVVVVLGAGPMGLMHLKLAKWMGAVVIVVDLLEDRLAIAKEMGADHCINPTQTNHIEAIMKLTDNKGAQAVIASLGIPSVIEENLQLTGKGGTFNIFGGPPAGHTISVDPRWLHYCEINLTGTFAASPKDFEKCLGLIINNEITVDDLVTDRFTLDTFLEAVERAKNQQMIRGIVEF; encoded by the coding sequence GTGAAAGCAGCAGTAGTCCATGGAAAAAATGATATTCGAATTGAAGAATATCCGACACCAACGGCAAATGCCGGAGAAATGATTGTAAAAACAAAAGTATCAGGCATTTGCGCCACCGACATTAAAACCTTGCTGGGTCAAGGACTTCCTAAAGATTTGCCCACCATTTTGGGGCATGAGGTGGTGGGGGAGGTTTTTGAGCTAGGGGAGGGTGTTACGGCGTTTCAAAAGGGCGATCGGGTGGCGGTATATCCCATTGCCGTTTGCGGAGAGTGTTATTACTGCCGCCGGGACAAGCATAATTTATGTGAGCACGAATTTGGTTTGGCACACGGTATTGAAGGTGGGTTTGCCGAATACGTGCGTCTTCCCAAAGAGATTGTGAATATTGGCGGGGTCATAAAGATTCCCGATGACGTACCCTTTGATAAAGCGGTCTTATCAGAACCCTTGTCCTGCGCTATGGCGTCCCTGACCACCTGTAAGGTGGGAGCGGACCAGGTTGTTGTGGTTTTGGGGGCCGGTCCCATGGGGTTGATGCACCTGAAGCTGGCAAAGTGGATGGGTGCCGTTGTGATTGTCGTTGATTTGCTGGAAGATCGGTTGGCGATTGCCAAAGAGATGGGTGCGGACCATTGCATCAATCCAACCCAAACAAATCATATTGAAGCGATCATGAAGCTGACCGACAACAAAGGCGCACAGGCTGTTATTGCATCTTTAGGCATACCCTCAGTGATTGAGGAAAATTTGCAGTTGACCGGAAAAGGCGGTACATTTAATATTTTTGGTGGGCCACCGGCCGGCCACACAATTTCGGTGGATCCAAGATGGCTTCACTACTGCGAAATAAATCTAACCGGAACCTTTGCGGCATCACCCAAAGATTTCGAAAAGTGCCTTGGGCTTATTATCAATAATGAAATCACCGTTGATGACCTCGTCACTGACCGGTTTACACTTGATACGTTTTTAGAAGCCGTAGAACGCGCCAAAAATCAGCAAATGATTCGTGGGATTGTCGAATTCTAG
- a CDS encoding phosphoribosylanthranilate isomerase, with protein MTRGYKVKICGTTNVEDAQMTADAGADFFGVVVEVDFSPRSLTIETAKSLFSSPSLPPVALVYNMASTRVETLIQQLNPFAVQFLSLADPSFVTYLKKTYPEVEVWQSIHLPQAGEAVDVENFQQTVETSVTAGVDALLFDTAALSKGEMKFGGTGITSDWDIVKELMDSIQGPVPIWLAGGINPDNVAEAIDKINPYGIDLCSGVEATRGKKDAAKLTALMANIRGKQ; from the coding sequence ATGACACGTGGTTACAAAGTCAAAATTTGCGGTACCACCAATGTGGAAGATGCCCAAATGACTGCCGATGCAGGGGCTGATTTTTTCGGCGTGGTGGTGGAGGTTGATTTTTCCCCGAGATCTTTGACTATTGAAACGGCCAAGTCTCTTTTTTCGTCTCCGTCCCTGCCGCCGGTGGCTTTGGTTTACAATATGGCGTCAACGCGTGTTGAAACGCTTATTCAGCAACTGAACCCATTTGCCGTGCAATTTTTAAGCTTAGCGGACCCCTCTTTTGTTACATATCTGAAGAAGACATATCCGGAGGTGGAGGTCTGGCAATCGATTCATTTGCCCCAAGCCGGTGAAGCGGTGGATGTAGAAAATTTTCAACAAACGGTTGAAACTTCTGTGACGGCCGGTGTTGACGCCCTGCTTTTTGATACCGCCGCCTTGTCTAAGGGGGAGATGAAATTCGGCGGGACAGGCATTACTTCGGATTGGGACATCGTTAAGGAACTGATGGATTCGATTCAGGGTCCGGTGCCCATTTGGCTGGCCGGCGGAATCAATCCGGATAATGTGGCAGAGGCCATTGACAAGATTAACCCCTACGGTATTGATTTATGCTCCGGCGTGGAAGCGACCCGTGGAAAAAAAGATGCGGCAAAGCTAACGGCATTGATGGCAAACATTCGCGGTAAGCAATAG
- a CDS encoding sugar kinase, whose amino-acid sequence MDSQKETQQKQKVEIDIVGGRFDKVTTVLEEFEPGDERFIHSYEKMNLDPREVGEVEVREVEVKVPARLHLNVFDMNRFNLNRPGGGGLGVSIGVYFYAKVKSIPEPVIRTTGERQLIVAHYGHIFRKLLGYHGGFEIELQDHKRRHVGLGSSIGSMCAVCIGMNEVLGRPFHGWELRRIMGFHSCEESPVNEQYLLPAFETGIGAMVSINGGWVVASDDLVLVQRVALPDTKVLMFIPEVDSLEDEFKGVETAAESEVELLMRRARTLDALQVGAKAQIVLMDMIPAMIRNDLKKMGDALFELTHMGSKRAECEQHGAYGTPIYSYINAFREMGIEVAGMSSVGPTVYALTRNQDAYDRALKYLKAKNISDSRIIETEVDNVGGTITENGVERTFINDTWLQG is encoded by the coding sequence ATGGACAGTCAGAAGGAAACACAGCAAAAGCAGAAGGTCGAGATTGATATTGTAGGCGGCCGATTTGATAAAGTGACCACGGTGTTGGAGGAGTTTGAGCCGGGTGACGAAAGATTTATTCATTCCTATGAGAAGATGAACCTTGATCCACGAGAGGTTGGGGAAGTCGAGGTAAGGGAAGTCGAGGTCAAGGTTCCGGCAAGGCTTCATCTTAACGTGTTTGATATGAATCGGTTTAATTTGAATCGCCCGGGGGGCGGCGGCCTTGGTGTGAGTATCGGTGTTTATTTTTATGCGAAAGTAAAGTCGATTCCCGAGCCGGTTATTCGAACCACAGGTGAGCGGCAGTTGATCGTGGCGCATTATGGGCATATTTTTAGGAAACTGTTGGGATATCACGGCGGGTTTGAAATAGAACTCCAGGATCATAAGCGCCGACATGTGGGGCTTGGCTCGTCCATCGGCAGTATGTGCGCCGTGTGTATCGGTATGAATGAAGTCCTGGGCAGGCCCTTTCATGGATGGGAGCTGAGGCGGATTATGGGGTTTCACTCCTGTGAGGAAAGCCCTGTGAATGAACAATATCTGCTGCCGGCCTTTGAAACCGGTATCGGTGCCATGGTGAGTATCAACGGCGGCTGGGTGGTGGCCAGTGATGATCTGGTGCTGGTCCAGCGTGTGGCACTGCCGGATACCAAGGTGCTGATGTTCATACCGGAGGTTGATAGTCTGGAGGACGAATTTAAAGGCGTTGAAACTGCTGCCGAATCCGAAGTTGAGCTTTTAATGAGACGGGCAAGAACTTTGGATGCGCTTCAGGTCGGTGCCAAGGCGCAAATTGTTCTGATGGACATGATTCCCGCAATGATCCGCAATGATCTTAAAAAGATGGGTGATGCCCTCTTTGAATTGACACATATGGGATCCAAACGGGCCGAGTGTGAACAACACGGGGCTTATGGCACCCCAATATACAGTTATATTAATGCGTTCCGGGAAATGGGGATTGAGGTTGCCGGTATGAGTTCCGTCGGCCCCACGGTGTATGCCTTGACCAGAAATCAGGACGCCTATGATCGGGCACTGAAATACCTTAAGGCTAAAAATATTTCAGACTCGCGCATTATTGAAACCGAAGTTGACAATGTTGGTGGCACGATCACGGAAAACGGGGTTGAAAGAACATTTATAAATGACACCTGGCTTCAAGGATAG
- a CDS encoding NAD(P)H-quinone oxidoreductase produces MTSTLPEQMKVIEIKEPGGPEALIVGSRPVPQPKPDEVLIKVAATGVNGPDIVQRKGLYPPPKGASDLLGLEITGSIVAVGSDVKDWAVGDQVCALTNGGGYAEYCAVHAPHCLPIPKGLSLVEAAGIPETFFTVWSNIFMGAGLKEGETILIHGGSGGIGSTAIMLAKAFGSKVYATDSPAERCEACKGFGADRVIDYNKEDFVEVIRDEVKGANVILDIVGGDYIARNIKASAPDGRIVQIAFNKGSKVEINLMPIMLKRLLFTGSTLRSRPDASKSEIAAQLREKVWPVIEAGKIKPNVHKIFPLEQAADAHRLMESAAHVGKIILEV; encoded by the coding sequence ATGACATCCACATTACCGGAACAGATGAAAGTGATTGAAATTAAAGAACCGGGCGGTCCCGAGGCCCTTATTGTGGGAAGCAGGCCTGTGCCCCAGCCGAAACCGGACGAGGTGCTGATCAAGGTGGCGGCAACCGGTGTAAACGGACCAGATATAGTTCAGCGTAAAGGGCTTTATCCGCCGCCAAAGGGCGCATCGGACCTTCTGGGTCTGGAGATCACAGGAAGCATTGTTGCCGTTGGCAGCGATGTCAAGGATTGGGCTGTGGGAGACCAGGTCTGTGCCCTGACCAACGGTGGCGGTTATGCCGAGTATTGTGCCGTTCATGCGCCCCATTGCCTGCCGATTCCAAAAGGCTTGAGTTTGGTGGAAGCCGCTGGGATTCCCGAGACGTTTTTCACGGTTTGGAGCAATATATTCATGGGGGCAGGACTCAAAGAAGGGGAAACCATTCTTATTCACGGCGGTTCCGGCGGTATCGGCTCAACGGCCATCATGCTTGCAAAAGCTTTCGGCTCAAAGGTTTATGCCACCGACAGTCCCGCAGAACGATGTGAAGCCTGTAAGGGGTTCGGCGCCGACCGGGTGATTGACTACAACAAGGAAGATTTTGTTGAAGTTATTAGAGATGAAGTCAAGGGCGCCAATGTCATTCTCGATATTGTCGGCGGAGACTACATTGCACGCAATATCAAGGCGTCGGCGCCGGATGGACGCATCGTTCAGATTGCATTTAACAAGGGCTCAAAAGTCGAGATCAATCTGATGCCCATCATGCTGAAACGTCTCCTTTTCACGGGCTCCACCTTGCGCAGCCGTCCGGATGCCTCCAAATCTGAAATTGCGGCACAGCTCAGGGAGAAGGTATGGCCGGTGATTGAGGCAGGGAAAATCAAACCGAATGTCCACAAAATATTTCCCTTGGAGCAGGCTGCAGATGCTCATCGGCTTATGGAAAGCGCAGCGCATGTTGGTAAGATTATTCTCGAGGTATGA